GCCATGGTGGGCGGCAGGACAAGTTCGAAACAGGTGCCCTTCCCGTGGACAGACTCGACCTTGATAGACCCCTTCAGGGACTCGATCGCCGCCCTGACCACGTCAAGACCGACGCCTCTCCCGCTGATATCGGTGATCGTATCGGCGGTCGAGAATCCCGGGTTGAACAGGACGTCGATGATCTGGTCGTCTGTCAGGGTTGCCGCCTCTTCGGCGGTGTACAGCCCACGGGAAACAGCCTTCTGGCGGACCTTCTCAGAGTTGACCCCGGCACCGTCGTCCTCGATCCTGATGACGACATTGTCGCGGTCACGCCGGGCCGAGAGGCGCACCAGACCCTTTTCAGGTTTTCCGGCCGCTTTCCTCTCCTCGGGGGGTTCGACACCATGGTCGACGGCATTCCTGATCAGGTGGAGGAGGGGGTCGTTGAGGCCGTCCATGACACTCCGGTCAAGTTCGGTGTCGCCGCCCTCGATGACGAACTCGACCTCCTTGTGGTCGTGTTGCGCCACGTCCCTGACAACCCGCGGGAGGCGGTTGAAGATGTGGTTCAACGGGATCATCCTGATGTGCATCATCAGGTTCTGCAGGTCGGCCACAGAGCGGCCCACCATATTCAGGGCCTCGTCAAACTCCTTGATCTGGTTCTTCTGGGCGATCTGCTTGAGACGCCCGCGGTTGATGACAAGGTCCTCGACCAGGTTCATCATCTGGTCAAGGAGGTGAAGATCGACCCTGAGGTTCTTGATCTCCCGTCCCCGTTCATGGTGATCGGATTTCTGGGACGCCTCTTCCGGTTTTTTCTGAGGTTTCTGCACCGGGCGAGGAGCATCCCGGTCAACGGTGACGCCGGCGATGTCGGTCCCGGAGACGGCTGCCCTGAGCGCCTCGGCACCGGCATCGCTCTGGACGACGATCTCGAAGTGGGCCTCGATGTTTCCATTCTCGACCTCCTCCCGGGCAGGTTTCATGGAGACGATCCGGCCGATCTCTTCGATGTTGGAGAGGACGATCATCGCCCTGACGTCCTTCATCGAACATTCGGGGACCAGGTCGACCCCGACGACATACATATCGCCGGACCCGGAGGGAGAGGGTACTTCTTCGGGGTGGGCCTCGTCGACACCGTTGTTTTCTGGTTCGTCGCTAGCCGGCGCGCCGCCATCTCCCCCATTTGTCCAGGCCTCAAGAGACGAGACCAGGTCGTCGATGGAGTTCCCGGTGTCATCGCCCCCACCGTCGATGGATTCGAGGATGTCATCGATCTGGTCGGTACAGGCGAGGAAAAGGTCGATGAGAGGGGCAGACGCCTTCAGCTTCCCGTTTCTGATGAGGTCGAAGAGGTCCTCCATCGAATGACAGAGCTTTTCGAGCTTCATATAGCCCATCGAGGCCGAGGCGCCCTTGATCGTGTGGGCCGACCGGAAGATCTCATCGATCGTTTCCCGGTCTTCGCACTCTTCAAGGGTCAGGAGGGCCTGGGCGATTGTGTCAAGGTTCTCCCGGGATTCTGTTACAAACAGTCCCCTGTACTCTTCCATATCAGACATTTCCCATCTCCATTGTTCGAACCGTCTTCAGTACCTCACGAGGTATATCCGAGAGAGGGAGGACTTTATCGACGCTGTTTCTCTTCAATGCAGAGCGGGCCATCCCATAGACGAGACAGTCTTCCTCTTTGCATACGAATACCGTCCCTCCGGCAGCCTTGACATCAACCGCACCTTCGCCACAGTCGTTCCCCATCCCGCTCAGGACAACCGCGAGCGTATTGCGTCCATAGGTCCTTGCCGCCGATGAGAAGGTCTTGTCAATCGCCGGGCGGACGGCATGGACCGGCGGCGCCGTGGAGTGGACGATCTTCCCTCCGGTTTTCCCCTCTCTGGTGAGTAATGCGGAGATCACGGAGTGGAACCCCGCCTTACAGACGATGACCTCGCCTTTTTTTATGAGATGCCCGTTCTCGGATTCATGTACGGGAAGAGGACAGATCCGGTTGAAACGCTCGGCAAGGGCGGCCGTAAACCCTTCGGGCATATGCTGCGTGATGACGACAGCTGCCGTCATGTCGGGGGAGAGATCTGAGAGGACACGGTCCAGTTGCTGGAGGCCGCCGGCCGACGAACCAAAGAGGACCACATGGGTGGCAAGCTCGTCTGATACGGAGCTGACTTTTTGCGCCGGCCTGATCTCTATCAGATGTCTGATCTTTGCCACAAGTTCTTCTTTCAGGCCACGTACCCGGAAGATGTCCTGCGGTTTCAGCATGAAGTCGTCGGCGCCAAGGCTCAGGGCCAGGCGGGTGTGTTCGGCGTCCTTCGAGGTGAGAGAACTGAGCATCAGGATCTTGGGACGGTACCCGGCACCTTTCAGCCTCTTCAATACCTCGATCCCGCTGACCTTCGGCATCTCGATATCGAGTGTCATGGCATCTGGCCTGAGCTCGTCGATCATCCTGAGAGCCTCCTCGCCATCTGAAGCGGAGCCGACGATCTCTATTCCCGGGGAAGCACTGAGGGTATCCTTCAGTATCGTCCTGATAAAGATTGAATCATCGACAATAAGCACCCGAATCATGATCAAGCCCCAAGGACGTTTTTCACCTCCTCAAGCACTTTCGGCGCCTGGAAGGGCTTGACGATATAGCCTTTCGCACCGGTCTTGACTGCCAGTTTTACCATCTGCTCCTGACCCACCGCGGTACACATCACAATTTTCGCATTCGGATCGGCCGCGCGGATGTTCTTCAACGCGTCGATGCCGTTCATCTTCGGCATGACCACGTCCATCGTAACGAGATCAGGCTTCAGCTCCTGATATCTGGCAATGGCTTCTTCACCGTTTTCTGCTTCGCCAACAATGGTGTGCCCTCCGGAGAAGAGAATGTTCTTCAGGAGAGTTCGCATGAAGAGCGTGTCATCGACGATAAGGATTCTTCCCATGGTCTTCTCAGATTGTATTTGGGGTATCAAAAATATAAAACTTTCGTTATTAGAAAAGGGTATAATAATTAATTATTTAAACTTTTGTGGCGTCTGTGATGTACCTGACACCTTTTGTCGTAAGTTTAACCTCTCTCCTGACCATCACAACCTCTGCAAGGCCGAGACGGATCAGAGCATCATAGATCTGGTCGATTTCTTTCAGGGATACACCGAGCATATTCTCAATCGACGCCGTATCCATCCCGCTGTAGACGAGCATGGCGACCTGCGCGGACTTCGGGTCCAGGTCCCCCTCCATATCCATGCTCTTTGTGGCGTCCTTCAGGAAATTATAGAGGATCTGCAGGGTGGTGAGCGGGCAGAGGACAAAACTGGTGACCACCTCGGTCCCCTCGATATGATCGATCTTCACGACATCTGTGTCCTTCCCCTGCACCTCGCGCTTGGTCAGTTCGATGGATGCAACGTCGGCAAGAGGGACGCATATCTGCTCCGTATTCGAAAAAAACCAGATGCCCGACTTCAATACATCAATGCCGCCTTTTTCCCAGCGTGCATCCTTGACAAACACCCCGCCCCTGACAGCCGGGGACATGAAGTAGGCGGCAAGGCGGTAGGCATTACATGTCGCGAGGATATGTCTTTTCAGAACATTCAGAACTTTTTCGACGGACGCGATCTTTATCGGCTGTTTTTCCTGCCCTTTTATGGTGATGCTAAGGACACTGCCCTTCGCGTCAAGGTCAAAGATCGACTTGTTCGGGATAGCAAAAGATTTCGGGCCGGTGACCTGGATCTCGTCAGGCCCGGGAGTCAGCTTTGCACCCACCCATTTACCATCAATCTCGATTTTAACAGGAACGTCAGTCATTGTTGCTTCACCTTCTTTTTCCCGGGATTTTTCAAAATACCCAGGGTGTCCTGGAGTCCGGTAACAAGGTCGTCGGCAGAGACCTTCACATCTTTCAGATCACGCAGCAGGCTGTTATAGTCCTCTTTCCTCTGCTTCTTGGAATCGGTCTTGAGGAGGTCCATGAGCGCATCGGAATCTCCTCCCCCCATGGCAAATGCCAGCATGTTCTCCTCTTCCGGCTCTTCTTCGATGACGGGGGCAGGGGGCTGGGGAGGCGCGACAGGCGTGGCCGGTGCGATCGCCGCCGCAACCGCGTCTGCCACGGGGTCGGGAGAGAGACCGTCCACCTCTGCCGAAAGGTCTGCCTCGTCGGGAAGGTCCAGTTCGTCGAGGCTGATCTCGTCAAGCCCTGCAAGTTCGCCGTCCAGTTCGTCGATGTCACCGAGGTCTGAAAATTCTTCCAGATCAGACGAATTCGCCTCAAGGATCCCGGAAACAATCGCATCGTCTGTCGGGGCCATGGGGAGGTCATTGTCAAGGGAGATATCCAGTGACGGAGAGACACCCGACCCATTCTCAAGATCGTCGAGGTTGAGACTCTCAAGGTCCTCCATGCTGACGTCGAGGAGAGGATCAGACGGTGCGGCGCCGGCGGCAACCCCTGCCCCGGCGATAGGTGCAACAGGCAGGGCTCCGACAGGATCAGCATCCTGCCCCCTCACCGTGGAGTCAAGCTTCGCGTCGATCTCCTGAAATGTCTTGTCCCTGTGGAGCAGGGTGGCCTTCAGCCGACCGATGCCGTCATGGACAGCGGCCGGCAGGGAAACGAGGACCGCACCGATCCTGCCTGACGACTCTTTTTTTTGCACGGGCAGGGCCTGAACCTCGGCCACCTCTTTCCTTTTTTCTCTCCAGGCCCGGACATTCTCCCGGATCATGGCCGGGCGGAGGTCGGAGAGGTGGACGGCGCCAAGGAGGAGGAGCATCAGGCACCCTACAGCGACCGTTGCCCCGATCAGCAGTTCGATCGGGGGGTCGTAGAGGATGAGGACCGAACCGGCGCCCACAGTCGCGGAAAAGATCAGGAAACGCCTGATCTTCGGGTTTATCTCGGGAAATTTTAAGGTCTTCATTTTCACACCGTTCCAAAGGTAGGGATCTGGAAGAACAATCTGATCATCGGCGGCACGATGAGGAACAGGATTCCTGTCAGGGTGAAGAGAAGGGCAGAGAGGAAGTAGTACATATACCGGTCGCCGCCCACCACGATCTTGCCGGCCAGAATGTTCGAGAGAGTGATCAGCAGGAGGATGGTCGTCACATAGGGCACCATCTTGTCGGCAGGGAAGTTGATGAAGAGGTTCAGGGACCCCGTCATCGACCCTGCAACCGAGTCAGGAGAATTTAATGCAGCGCCATTGTCCCCGAGACTCTCCATGACGCTCGCGATCGCCTCGGACATCGTCTCCAGGATCTCGTACAGGGCGAGGAAGATCGCGACCATGGCCATATGCATCGGCACCAGGAGGACGATAAAACTGGTCGCCACCATGTCGCGCTTCCTGCGCAACAGCACCTGGGAGAGCATCGATGACCCGACGATCTTGCCGACGACACCGGGTTCGCCGCCCATGGACACCGAGTCTCGGTAGATGTTCATGTACTTCGCGATGAGATTTGTGCCGCACTCCCCGATGAACTTCTCCCAGGTGACCGCCTCGTCGAGACCGAGGTTCAACTTCGTGTAGACTGAGTTGATGAGAGGTTCCAGGTTGACAAGGGACTTCCTGTCGATCTCGCGGATCGCCTCGACGACTGTCGTCCCCTTGCCCTCCATGATCGACCCGATGCCCCTGATAAAGGCAGGAAAGTCCTCG
This window of the Methanofollis ethanolicus genome carries:
- a CDS encoding chemotaxis protein CheA, which gives rise to MSDMEEYRGLFVTESRENLDTIAQALLTLEECEDRETIDEIFRSAHTIKGASASMGYMKLEKLCHSMEDLFDLIRNGKLKASAPLIDLFLACTDQIDDILESIDGGGDDTGNSIDDLVSSLEAWTNGGDGGAPASDEPENNGVDEAHPEEVPSPSGSGDMYVVGVDLVPECSMKDVRAMIVLSNIEEIGRIVSMKPAREEVENGNIEAHFEIVVQSDAGAEALRAAVSGTDIAGVTVDRDAPRPVQKPQKKPEEASQKSDHHERGREIKNLRVDLHLLDQMMNLVEDLVINRGRLKQIAQKNQIKEFDEALNMVGRSVADLQNLMMHIRMIPLNHIFNRLPRVVRDVAQHDHKEVEFVIEGGDTELDRSVMDGLNDPLLHLIRNAVDHGVEPPEERKAAGKPEKGLVRLSARRDRDNVVIRIEDDGAGVNSEKVRQKAVSRGLYTAEEAATLTDDQIIDVLFNPGFSTADTITDISGRGVGLDVVRAAIESLKGSIKVESVHGKGTCFELVLPPTMAIVEVMMVRINGKRCAIPISNVVEVAMLKSEGIHRVGNSRVILLRDEVLPLYTLDDMFGSFQSGEVLVVLQYRSKKCGILANVVEGQQEVVVKPLSALVGSCPGVGGVTIPGDGEVVPVLDVNTIV
- the cheB gene encoding chemotaxis-specific protein-glutamate methyltransferase CheB — protein: MIRVLIVDDSIFIRTILKDTLSASPGIEIVGSASDGEEALRMIDELRPDAMTLDIEMPKVSGIEVLKRLKGAGYRPKILMLSSLTSKDAEHTRLALSLGADDFMLKPQDIFRVRGLKEELVAKIRHLIEIRPAQKVSSVSDELATHVVLFGSSAGGLQQLDRVLSDLSPDMTAAVVITQHMPEGFTAALAERFNRICPLPVHESENGHLIKKGEVIVCKAGFHSVISALLTREGKTGGKIVHSTAPPVHAVRPAIDKTFSSAARTYGRNTLAVVLSGMGNDCGEGAVDVKAAGGTVFVCKEEDCLVYGMARSALKRNSVDKVLPLSDIPREVLKTVRTMEMGNV
- a CDS encoding response regulator — its product is MGRILIVDDTLFMRTLLKNILFSGGHTIVGEAENGEEAIARYQELKPDLVTMDVVMPKMNGIDALKNIRAADPNAKIVMCTAVGQEQMVKLAVKTGAKGYIVKPFQAPKVLEEVKNVLGA
- a CDS encoding CheF family chemotaxis protein, with product MTDVPVKIEIDGKWVGAKLTPGPDEIQVTGPKSFAIPNKSIFDLDAKGSVLSITIKGQEKQPIKIASVEKVLNVLKRHILATCNAYRLAAYFMSPAVRGGVFVKDARWEKGGIDVLKSGIWFFSNTEQICVPLADVASIELTKREVQGKDTDVVKIDHIEGTEVVTSFVLCPLTTLQILYNFLKDATKSMDMEGDLDPKSAQVAMLVYSGMDTASIENMLGVSLKEIDQIYDALIRLGLAEVVMVRREVKLTTKGVRYITDATKV